The genomic stretch TTGTCGGCCGGCTTCTCAATCATCGGCCGGTCTTCTGCCATGCCTCGCATTGTCTGTGGGAACGAGCGAAATCGTTTCATCGTAGTCAGCGAGAAGCCCCTCAACCCCGATACTCTCCTGTTCCTTCCTGTCATCGAGTTCCAGCTGGAGGTCGCACTTCACGCAGTTCCGGTCGCAGAAGACGGGTTCGTACGAATCCGGTTCCTTGTACGTCGTGATGACGCCCTCATAGTTTCTGAGGACAACTTTGTTTGTAGACCAGGAGATAAGATAGTGCGGCATGACGGGGATCTTTCCGCCGCCTGCGGGCGCATCGATCACATAGGTGGGTACGCACAACCCGCTGGTATGCCCGATCAGGCTCTCCACGATCTCGATTCCCTTGCCCACGGGTGTGCGAAAATGACTTAATCCCTCAGACAGGTCGCACTGATAGAGGTAGTAGGGCCGGACACGGTTGGCCACCAGTTTATGGACCAACGACTTCATGATGCGCGGACAATCATTGACGCCCGCCAGGAGCACGGATTGGTTGCCCAGGGGCATACCCGCATCGGCAAGCCTGGCGAGAGCCTCTCGGGAAGAGTCGGTCAACTCACGGGGATGGTTGAAATGTGTATTGACCCAGATGGGGTGATGTCTCTTGAGCATGGTCACCAGGTTGTCTGTTATGCGGTAAGGAAGCACAACCGGCGTACGTGTTCCGATGCGGACGATCTCCACGTGATCTATGGTGTCCAGTTCAGTGAGAATCCAATCGAGATAATCATCGGACAGCAGGAAGGGATCGCCTCCGCTGAGCAGCACATCCCGGACTTGCGGAGTTTCCCTGATGTAGTCGATTCCCGCCTGTATCTGGTCGCGGTCGGGAATATTGTCGCGGTCGCCGACACGGCGCTTTCGCGTGCAATGGCGGCAGTACATGGCGCAGGTATTGCTCACGAGGAACAACACCCTGTCGGGATACCGGTGGGTAATGCCCGGGACAGGACTGTCCTCATCTTCATGAAGGGGATCGATCATGTCGTGGGGAGAAACATCCATTTCCAGCACAGAAGGAAAGCTCTGCTTGAAGATCGGGTCATGCTCCAGATTCTCCACGTCAATGAGCGAAAGATAGTACGGTGTTATGGACATGGGAAAGCGACCGACGGTGTCCTCATACTGTTCTCGCTGACTGTCATTAAACTCAACCCCAAGAAGTTTTTCGAAGGTTTCCAGGTCGCGAACTGAATTTCGGATCTGCCATCTCCAATCATTCCAGAGAAAGGGCCGCACCGACTCTTCCATTGTTGGCGCTGTCTGATTCTGGGCTCGGGTCAAGTGCATCGTCTCCTCCTTTAGCTTAAATTACCGCCTTCCGAGGCACGCTTCGTATTCTTCCAGCCTCCGAAACCAGGTTATCGGATTTGTTGCGTTTCTGTTTATACCTCATAATGGTCTACTGTTCTGTAAAACAGTTTACGTTTAGAGTATCCCGGTGACCTCTATCATGTTGCCTCCCGCGGGAATACAAAGCGGAAAAAATTCAGGAATGATAATGACGGGAGAGTCTTTTCCGACGTCATCGAGACGCCCGGGGGGAACCTCTCCGAGGGCATGAGGCAGTTGAATGGTTTTTGTACCCAGAAGTCCAACTAGAGGCACAACAGGACAGGCCACGCCTTCGCCGGAAGGCATGGCCTTGAGCTCGTCAGGCATGTCGTCTTGGACCCCGTGCGCGCCAATATGGTGGAGGATCCGAAGAACCGGACATGGAGCAGCTACCGCCCCACGGGCGGTATCGACAATGCTCCGCCCTTCCTTTCAGCAGGCTGGATCCTGAGGCAGTTTGGCACCGAAAAGAAGAGGGCGCAGAAACTCTACGCGCTTTTTGTCAAGGAGGGCATTACCCGCGAATCGCTCCGGAAGAACCTGAAGGGGGAGATATTCCTTGCCGAAGGATGCCGTAATGACAGATCGGAAAGGGACAAGGCCGTCGCCAGGGCCGCGGCCTGCGGCTGCACCCTGAAAGAGATAGCCGGGCATCTCAATGTCCACTATTCTACAGTGAGCCGGGCGTTGAAGAGGGCTTGAGGCCGCAGATGTATGATTGACCTGACCCCGGTTTGACGTTAGGAGCGATCGAATACCACTAATTGCGGTGCTTCTGCCATGTCCGGCTTAACCGGTGCTTCCGACTTCTTCACCGCCCTCTTTCTGACGGGCACTTTAGCTTCCATTTTCTGAACCTTCGCGCCGAGGCCTGCAAGCTGCGCAGAGAGACGGCTGTCAACGATTACCTGCGTATCGTTGGCGACCATGGTCCTGAGTACCTCCAACTGGCGATTTGCATTATCGAGATACTTTCTTGAATCCTTGACTGCCTTGCGCTCGACGAGGAGGGTGATCTGCGTGGCCAGCTCCTCGATGCTTTCCCTTGCCTTGATGAACTCCGCAATGCTTGTCATCATTTACTCCTTTTACGTTGCTTCGCTGTAAATCTGTAAGGAATCAAAAGGCGATGTGCGATTGTATTCCGTATCAGCCGATCCCATATAGCTGCGTGACAAAGAAGGTGAGATCGACAGTATCTATAGTATACTCCTTTCTGAGCGAGATAACACTAACGAACTCTTGAGCCTGCATGGATCATGGCTGACTGCGCGGTTGGCGTACCCGGAGGCCCACAGGTTTCTCACGGGGTTTCCCGATAAGGGGAGGATAGCCTGCGGCATGGGAGACT from Syntrophorhabdaceae bacterium encodes the following:
- the ablA gene encoding lysine 2,3-aminomutase, which encodes MHLTRAQNQTAPTMEESVRPFLWNDWRWQIRNSVRDLETFEKLLGVEFNDSQREQYEDTVGRFPMSITPYYLSLIDVENLEHDPIFKQSFPSVLEMDVSPHDMIDPLHEDEDSPVPGITHRYPDRVLFLVSNTCAMYCRHCTRKRRVGDRDNIPDRDQIQAGIDYIRETPQVRDVLLSGGDPFLLSDDYLDWILTELDTIDHVEIVRIGTRTPVVLPYRITDNLVTMLKRHHPIWVNTHFNHPRELTDSSREALARLADAGMPLGNQSVLLAGVNDCPRIMKSLVHKLVANRVRPYYLYQCDLSEGLSHFRTPVGKGIEIVESLIGHTSGLCVPTYVIDAPAGGGKIPVMPHYLISWSTNKVVLRNYEGVITTYKEPDSYEPVFCDRNCVKCDLQLELDDRKEQESIGVEGLLADYDETISLVPTDNARHGRRPADD
- a CDS encoding helix-turn-helix domain-containing protein; its protein translation is MRANMVEDPKNRTWSSYRPTGGIDNAPPFLSAGWILRQFGTEKKRAQKLYALFVKEGITRESLRKNLKGEIFLAEGCRNDRSERDKAVARAAACGCTLKEIAGHLNVHYSTVSRALKRA